Sequence from the Flavobacterium sp. J372 genome:
AGTGTAGGGAGGTAATGTATTGTTATTCTGATCAACAAACTGGACCGTCTTTAAGAATAGCCTATTATACGATATGGTATCACTTTGTAGTACAAAGTTTATATTTGATTGATCATTACTTTTAGTATATTCATAAGTGAATATAACCTGTTTGATAAATTGCCCTGCCTTATCATATAAAGTTATTTTTTGTGGGCTGTGACTGTTCCATACATCTTGTCTCGGAGTGTTTTGATATTCAAACACCAATTTACCTTTATCAAAACTGATGCTGTCGATACGCTGTTGGTTAGATGTAGCCAGGCTTACATGGCTTTCGTTATTGGGGGCTATATTTTTGTCGTAAGATCTTTTCCATGACCATGACGTTTCTCTTCGATAGAAAAATTTAATTTCTGGTCCTGTTGCTGTTTTTATCCGGGTAAGGTGCCAAGTATTGGGGTGCGATGAATTATTTACACTATTGCCAATATTAGCGACTTGCCCCGTACCGTATACTATCTTCTGGTCTGTTGAAATATCAATATCTACAGCAGGATATCTAACCTCCGGGGTTATGATCTGCTCTTCTCCAAAATAGTATTCATTCCCTTGTCCATCAGTTATATTATTCGGTAATGAAAGTTTCAAATCGCTGTAGCTTTGCTGAAGCCAGATATTACCGCCCCGTTGATCTAACATTGCTTTACCACTTATTCCAATTACAGAATAGCTAAACACATCTGGTATCTGGTCACATGGACCGTAACCGGGAAATTGGTAATTTCCCCAATATTGTCTTGTGCTTATACTACTGTAAAAATTTTGATAATCATAACATGAAGACATAGGAAAGGCCAAGTCATTTTCGCCCCTTATTTGCTGAGACACCATACCGCCGGCATTCAATGTCCAGCCTGTTCCAACCCGTGAGGCAATTTCGGCTACCTGTACCCCTCGTGCATGGTAGCTAAGGCTGATTGGAACGGTAACACCGCCTGACTCAATCTCAAATAGAGGAATCGTTATATTAGGCATACCAGAATATAATGACACCGGCATCTCTGTAAATTTAAACGCTGCTGCAGCTTCCGGGGATGGCGGTACCACCTTAGGCATATCTTGAGCCAATACAGCAGTGACAAACAATGATAACAAAGCCGATAATCTTGATTTCATGATTGGTAATTTATTGGTAAGGATTAGTTCTTTCTTTTCAATACTTTTACTGAATGCGTGCCGCTGTTGGTTGCAACTTCTATAATGTACATGCCTTCAGGGTAAGGGCTCAGGTCAATGGGTATTGTCCTGCCTGTTACCTGTGTCTGCTGTAGCTGCCGACCGCCAAGGTCATATACTGTGGCAGTGCCGGTTGTAAATTCATAGCCTACAATCACGTTGGTGTATTGCTGCGCAGGGTTGGGTATGGCCTCAAGCATTTGCTTTTCCTGTGCAGCGTCGGTTTTATGGGTATCGCGTAGCTTTACCACCCAAAAGTCATTGCTGCCGCGGTTGCCCTCCCTGTCGCGTGATGCCTTGCCTTTGGCTGTACCGGCCATGATATAGCCCCTGTCACGGGTTTCTACCACCTTTTGCAATACGTCCTCTCCATTGCTGCCTGCTGTTGCTTTCCATATCTCTTCGCCCTTTTCGTTGATACGGAAAGCCAGGTAGTCGTTGATTTCTTTTTTGTCGGTCTTTGTGGTGCCGGTTGTCTCTGTCTTCGAGTAGCCTCCTACAAGATAGCTGCCATCATTGTTCTCAATCAGTGATACCAACAGGTCGGTTGCCCCGTTGTCATAGGTTTCTTGCCAGGTTATCTCACCTGCTTCATCCAGCTTTAGTATCCAGAAGTCTGTCCCGTTTTTCGATGGTTTCTTCTTATTGCCTGTGGCAGATGACGCTGAGCTTCCGCCAATGATATATCCTTTATCTTTTGTCTGTGTTATTACCGATAGCCGGTCATCGCCTTCACCTCCGAAGATATTCTGCCACTGCATGTTACCTTCTGCATCCAGCTTTATGACCCAAAAATCGGATGCGCCATAGCTGTCACTGGTCTTATCCTGTGATGCAGGTGAGTTGGATGTGCCGCCTATGATATAGCCATTGTCCTGCGTCTGCTCGAGGCTCTGCAGCACATCGGCATATCTCCCTCCGAAGGTTTTCTGCCACTTTATCTTGCCCTGGGCATCGAGCTTTACAATCCAAAAGTCCAAAGCCCCGCGGTTCTTTTCGCTTTTGCCATATGGATCAACACCACCATTTAAAATCTTTTCGCTTACGCCTGAAGAGGACGACCCTCCGATGATATAGCCGCCATCCCTGGTCTGGATGATTGTCTTAAGTACATCAGAGCCTGCGCCGCCGATGGTCTTCTGCCACTCTTCACCCCCTTTGGCGTTGAGCTTTATAATCCAGAAGTCTTCCAAGCCCAAACACGGGTCTTTTTTGTCAAAGCCCTCGGGTGAGTTTGATGAACCGCCAAGGATAAACCCACCGTCACGGGTGTTTTTTACGCTGTAAAGCATGTCAATGCCTGAGCCCCCGTAGTTTTTCTGCCAGTCAAGGTCACCGCCTTCATTCATTTTCCATAGCCAGTAATCCAGGTTGCCGTTGTTTGGCTCTGTTTTATTGCCTGTTTTGTTGGAAAGGGAACTGCCGGCAAGTAGAAAACCATAATCGGCTGTGGGCTGTACGTCAAAGAGAAAATCGGCGTGTTTGCCGCCGTATGATTTTTCCCAAAGGATGTCTTGTGAAAATGCTGTAACTGTACAGAAAATACTTCCGAGGACGAAAGCTAATTTTGAGTAAGGTGACATAGTTAGTTGATTTGTTGGCGGCTAATATATAAAAAATCCTGACTTTGTTAAAACTTTCTTAATTAAGTTATTATCACGTTTTTTACTGTAAACACCTTCAAATAATTTTTCAATTAAAAAAATTTACTATTTTTGCAGCCGCATTGTAATCCTGTTTCATAATGTTCAAGTCTATATAAGGAATAAACATTATGTATTATTAGGGATACAAACAATTTTAAAAAGGTTTTATCTTTTAGCCATAACTTAAAACCCTCTGTAATTCATAGATTTTTTGTAAATCAGTATAAAACTGGCTCGAAAAGTTTATAGAAAGGGGAGCTTTAAGAAGACTATCAGAAATGATGGCCTTTTTTATTCGGCCTCGTAGTTCAACGGATAGAATGGGAGTTTCCTAAACTTTTGATCCAAGTTCGATTCTTGGCGAGGCTACAAGACTAAGCGTAAATAATTAATTAAAATTATTTACGCTTTTTATTTTGTTACTGACAGTTCCTCATAACGCATGTGTATATTAAGGCAATTGCCTTATTGCTAAAACCATAGGCTGTAAGTAGTTTTGGATATCAATCCAATAATTACTGTATGAAAACAAAACTACTCCACTTACTATTGTTGCTGCTATGCGCAGGCAGCTTCGCGCAGACACTTGGCGAGTTTAAGCCGAAAGACCAATCTAACGGACTTAGTAAGCTAAAAAATGCTAAGCGCATCTACATCTCGGGGTTTGAAGTAAACTTCCAGGTGTACAACGAAAAAGAAAAATTTAAACAAGGGGGCTCTATGCTTGGCGGCGGCATGAAGGGCGATGCGCAAACTTCGCTATCTGTGGGGCTTGAAGGCCTTGATGAAAAAACAGTCCAGGAAATTACAGATAAGCTGTATGCCGACTACATTGCCAAGCTAAAAGCAAAAGGCCTTACTATCATAACTGCTGACGAGGCTGCCAGAACAGAAACCTATGCTGATTATATGCGGCAGCAGGGCGGCAAAATTACACTAGCAGAAATACCGGGTGTAATGACCAGCTCTCCCACAGGTTTTGAATACTTTATAAAAGGACTTGACAAAAAAGGCAAAGCAAAAAAGGGTGGTTTTCTTGGTAATGAAACAATGCTTTTCCCACGCCTGTCTCGTGACCTTGATGATGCTATTATAGGAAATGTTGATATCACAGTGCTGTTTGTAAGCGATAAAGGAGCCTTTCAGGGTAATGGCGCAAAATTGAAGGTCTCTACTAATCTCAGATTGGTTGACAGTGAGGGCATTATTACAACCAATGATGCCAAAATTAAATTTAAAGGTTCTAATGATGTAACGTATGTAACAAGCACTGTAGGCTTTTATCACGGCAAGATGGGGGCTGGGAGCACATCAGCCTATATAGGTACATTGGGCAAGCCCCTGGCCATAAACGGAGTAATTGACGAAGCTACAGTAACCAGCTATGCAGCCGGCAGCCGGGATGCGCTTGGCACGTCCACAATATACGGGACATTTTACAGCGTACGCGATGGAAATACTGCAAAGGCTAAGGTAATACCTGTTGACCCTGCCAAATACAGCACCGGGGTATATGCCGCTGCAAAGAAATTTCTGGATTATCATACCGACGAGTTCCTGAAATCTTTTTAATAATAGTCACCACAAAAATAATAAAGGGCAACATCTTCATGTTGCTCTTTTATTTAAGAGATGGTCAATATACTCTTTACTGCAGTAACAACATCTTCAACCGAATTATCACATACATTTACATAGTCGCTACCATTTCCGTATGGTGTATACATTTCTGCATTAGCTGCCTTAAAGAGCCCTACAGTAGTGGTTTGAGCTGCCGAAGCTAAATGCATAACCCCGCTGTCAGCGCCAATAAATAATCTGCAGTTTGAAATAAAAGCCCCCAGCTCACGGATGTCTCTTGTATAGTATGATGGAGCTTTAAAATCTATCTGTGATGTGTTTTCTATCGGCAGCGCTTCAACAATATTATACCCTGGGAAATTTTCCTGAAGTTT
This genomic interval carries:
- a CDS encoding T9SS type A sorting domain-containing protein; translated protein: MSPYSKLAFVLGSIFCTVTAFSQDILWEKSYGGKHADFLFDVQPTADYGFLLAGSSLSNKTGNKTEPNNGNLDYWLWKMNEGGDLDWQKNYGGSGIDMLYSVKNTRDGGFILGGSSNSPEGFDKKDPCLGLEDFWIIKLNAKGGEEWQKTIGGAGSDVLKTIIQTRDGGYIIGGSSSSGVSEKILNGGVDPYGKSEKNRGALDFWIVKLDAQGKIKWQKTFGGRYADVLQSLEQTQDNGYIIGGTSNSPASQDKTSDSYGASDFWVIKLDAEGNMQWQNIFGGEGDDRLSVITQTKDKGYIIGGSSASSATGNKKKPSKNGTDFWILKLDEAGEITWQETYDNGATDLLVSLIENNDGSYLVGGYSKTETTGTTKTDKKEINDYLAFRINEKGEEIWKATAGSNGEDVLQKVVETRDRGYIMAGTAKGKASRDREGNRGSNDFWVVKLRDTHKTDAAQEKQMLEAIPNPAQQYTNVIVGYEFTTGTATVYDLGGRQLQQTQVTGRTIPIDLSPYPEGMYIIEVATNSGTHSVKVLKRKN